From Bifidobacterium sp. ESL0790, one genomic window encodes:
- the prmC gene encoding peptide chain release factor N(5)-glutamine methyltransferase — translation MAEDVARSTSEMVRQAADWLKAAGVETPRNDAKLLLAEAFGVKPGDVEKSILLDTPLHSTLNSDATDGVDMHRINGDDDSGGALQPGLETSESNGSSANADSDDSDSENSDADDAAIRRFAVMVARRKQREPLQYIVGHAPFRYLDLEVGPGVFIPRPETETVVQAAIDWITREKLCPSRVVDLCAGSGAIGLSVVTEVPGSEVWAVEYSKSAIQWARRNERIVFGEHSLAGYNYHLEQGDATDATMLSQLDGTIDVVVTNPPYVPEADVPEQPEVRDHDPKMALYGGSSDGVLIPEQIVTRAAHLLRPGGALVMEHDISQAERLVDFARVNGFGEARTGEDLTGRPRYLFAIKD, via the coding sequence ATGGCGGAGGACGTGGCGCGTTCGACATCCGAGATGGTGCGGCAGGCGGCCGATTGGCTCAAAGCCGCCGGTGTCGAAACACCACGAAACGACGCGAAGCTGCTGCTCGCCGAGGCGTTTGGGGTCAAGCCCGGCGATGTCGAGAAATCGATCTTGCTGGATACGCCGTTGCATAGCACTCTCAATAGCGATGCAACCGATGGCGTCGACATGCATCGCATCAATGGTGATGACGATTCTGGAGGGGCTTTGCAACCGGGCTTGGAAACGAGCGAATCGAACGGGTCTTCTGCGAATGCCGATAGTGACGATAGTGATTCGGAAAACAGCGATGCCGATGACGCGGCGATTCGCCGGTTCGCCGTGATGGTGGCCAGGCGCAAGCAGCGCGAGCCGTTGCAATATATCGTCGGGCACGCTCCATTCCGCTATCTGGATCTCGAGGTCGGTCCGGGCGTCTTCATCCCGCGACCCGAGACCGAGACGGTGGTGCAGGCCGCGATCGACTGGATCACGCGCGAGAAGCTCTGCCCATCGCGCGTCGTCGATCTGTGCGCGGGCAGCGGCGCCATCGGCCTTTCGGTGGTCACCGAGGTTCCCGGCAGCGAGGTGTGGGCCGTGGAATATTCGAAAAGCGCCATCCAATGGGCCAGACGCAACGAGCGTATCGTTTTCGGCGAACATTCCCTGGCAGGCTACAACTATCACCTCGAACAGGGCGACGCCACCGACGCCACCATGCTTTCGCAACTCGACGGCACCATCGACGTGGTGGTGACCAACCCACCCTACGTCCCCGAGGCCGATGTCCCGGAACAGCCCGAGGTGCGGGACCACGACCCGAAAATGGCGTTATATGGCGGTTCCTCCGATGGCGTGCTCATTCCCGAGCAGATCGTGACCCGTGCGGCCCATCTGCTGCGGCCCGGGGGAGCGCTGGTGATGGAGCACGACATCTCGCAGGCCGAGCGCCTGGTGGATTTCGCCCGCGTCAACGGGTTCGGCGAGGCGAGGACCGGAGAGGACCTTACCGGCAGGCCGCGCTATCTTTTCGCGATCAAAGACTGA
- the prfA gene encoding peptide chain release factor 1: MADEQFPAAQSALEEYQDIERQMSQPEVASDPKAIRKLGRRHAQLGTIVEAYRGWQHAKEDAEAAKEMAGEDADFAEEAKRLEALVAPAEEKLRSALIPRDPDDVRDTIMEIKAGTGGEEAALFAGDLLRMYTRYAEKRGWSTTIQSENSTELGGVKDVQVAIRAKGNPAPEDGVWASLKYEGGVHRVQRIPVTESQGRIQTSAAGVIVFPEADEDDDEIEVDPKDLKIDIFMSSGPGGQSVNTTYSAVRMTHIPTGIVVSMQDEKSQIQNRAAALRVLKSRLLAMKHEKEAAEAADMRHSQVRSLDRSERIRTYNFPENRIVDHRTNYKAYNLDQVLDGDLQAVIDSDIQADEAARLAKTD, from the coding sequence ATGGCAGACGAGCAATTTCCGGCGGCGCAAAGCGCTTTGGAGGAGTACCAGGACATCGAGCGGCAGATGAGCCAGCCCGAGGTCGCCTCCGATCCCAAGGCGATTCGCAAGCTGGGCCGTCGCCATGCGCAGCTCGGCACCATCGTCGAGGCCTACCGCGGCTGGCAGCATGCCAAGGAGGACGCCGAAGCGGCCAAGGAGATGGCCGGCGAGGACGCCGATTTCGCCGAGGAGGCCAAGCGGCTTGAGGCGCTGGTGGCGCCTGCCGAAGAGAAGCTGCGCAGCGCGCTGATTCCGCGCGATCCAGACGACGTGCGCGATACCATCATGGAGATCAAGGCCGGTACCGGCGGCGAAGAAGCCGCGCTCTTTGCCGGCGATCTGCTGCGTATGTACACCCGTTACGCCGAGAAGCGCGGCTGGTCCACCACCATCCAAAGCGAGAACAGCACGGAGCTCGGCGGTGTCAAGGACGTGCAGGTCGCCATCCGCGCCAAGGGCAATCCGGCGCCCGAGGACGGGGTGTGGGCGAGTCTCAAATACGAGGGTGGCGTGCACCGCGTGCAGCGCATCCCCGTCACCGAATCGCAAGGGCGCATTCAGACCTCAGCGGCCGGCGTCATCGTCTTCCCGGAAGCCGACGAGGACGACGACGAGATCGAGGTCGATCCCAAAGACCTCAAAATCGACATCTTCATGAGCTCCGGGCCCGGCGGCCAGTCCGTCAACACCACGTATTCCGCGGTGCGCATGACCCATATCCCCACCGGCATCGTGGTGAGCATGCAGGACGAGAAGTCGCAGATTCAGAATCGTGCGGCCGCGTTGCGCGTCTTGAAATCGCGCTTGCTGGCGATGAAGCATGAAAAGGAAGCGGCGGAAGCGGCCGATATGCGCCATTCACAGGTCCGCTCGCTCGACCGTTCCGAACGCATCCGTACCTATAATTTCCCCGAGAACCGCATCGTCGACCATCGCACGAACTACAAGGCTTACAACCTCGACCAAGTGCTCGACGGCGACCTGCAGGCCGTCATCGACAGCGACATCCAGGCCGACGAGGCCGCGCGTCTCGCCAAAACCGACTGA
- the rpmE gene encoding 50S ribosomal protein L31 has translation MKQGIHPDYHTVQVTCSCGNTFVTRSTAKGDHMTVDVCSHCHPFYTGKQKILDTGGRVARFEKRYGKRSK, from the coding sequence ATGAAGCAGGGTATTCATCCCGATTATCACACCGTGCAGGTCACCTGCTCGTGTGGCAACACGTTCGTCACCCGTTCGACCGCCAAGGGCGATCACATGACGGTTGATGTGTGCTCGCACTGCCATCCCTTCTACACCGGCAAGCAGAAGATTCTCGACACCGGTGGCCGCGTGGCGCGCTTCGAGAAGCGTTATGGCAAGAGGAGCAAGTAG
- a CDS encoding ImmA/IrrE family metallo-endopeptidase: MGDTTFASGALKKAEKYSEYAGERIDKAVGDDAIPAEAAIETINKLLNQAGQLHIPVDLFCVAQKLGIDVKYELMEHGQDGRLQKPEGGRFEAVLNIAQHPHRQRFTLAHELGHYVHQHQDTMMKEAVGGDNRDEISSLGVKPDEIWANRYASALLMPGAAVKSYWKNGMSRSDMAQIFNVSQQAMDLRIASLGLVDLPQQR, encoded by the coding sequence ATGGGTGATACAACTTTCGCTTCTGGCGCTCTAAAAAAAGCTGAGAAATATTCCGAATATGCAGGAGAACGGATTGATAAAGCTGTTGGGGATGATGCGATTCCCGCTGAAGCTGCTATTGAGACAATCAATAAGTTATTAAATCAAGCTGGACAGTTGCATATTCCGGTGGATTTATTTTGTGTGGCGCAAAAACTTGGCATTGATGTCAAGTATGAGCTGATGGAACATGGTCAGGATGGTAGGCTACAGAAACCCGAGGGTGGAAGATTCGAAGCTGTGCTCAACATAGCTCAACACCCTCATCGTCAGCGTTTTACTTTGGCGCATGAGCTTGGGCATTATGTTCATCAGCACCAAGATACTATGATGAAGGAAGCCGTGGGAGGGGATAATCGTGATGAGATATCTTCACTTGGCGTCAAGCCAGATGAAATTTGGGCAAATCGTTATGCTTCTGCTCTGCTGATGCCGGGGGCTGCAGTGAAAAGCTATTGGAAAAACGGGATGTCGCGTTCGGATATGGCTCAGATTTTTAATGTTTCTCAACAAGCCATGGATTTGAGGATTGCAAGCCTGGGGCTTGTAGATTTGCCGCAACAAAGGTGA